From one Solanum lycopersicum chromosome 12, SLM_r2.1 genomic stretch:
- the LOC101245130 gene encoding palmitoyl-acyl carrier protein thioesterase, chloroplastic encodes MMATAATCAFFPAANQPPESGAKSSGNLGGSLPGSIDTRGLNVKKPSFGSLQAKANAQAPPKVNGTKVGVMDGFKNDDEVISSHHPRTFINQLPDWSMLLAAITTIFLAAEKQWMMLDWKPKRPDMLADPFGLGKIVQDGFVFRQNFSIRSYEIGADRTASIETMMNHLQETALNHVKSAGLMHGGFGSTPEMSKRNLIWVVTKMQVVVDRYPTWGDVVQVDTWVAASGKNGMRRDWLLRDSNTGDILMRASSQWVMMNKETRRLSKIPDEARAEIEGYFVDSPPVIDDDSRKLPKLDETTADYTRTGLTPRWSDLDVNQHVNNVKYIGWILESAPMQILEGCELAAMTLEYRRECRKDSVLQSLTSVLDKEVGDFTDFGNVECQHVLRLENGGEVVKGRTEWRPKLVNGIGTLGGFPADFA; translated from the exons ATGATGGCCACTGCTGCTACATGTGCATTCTTCCCTGCTGCTAATCAACCTCCTGAGTCTGGAGCAAAATCGTCTGGAAATTTAGGAGGAAGTCTTCCTGGAAGTATAGATACACGGGGGCTTAATGTTAAGAAGCCTTCTTTTGGGAGCCTACAAGCTAAGGCCAATGCACAAGCACCACCTAAGGTGAATGGAACAAAGGTAGGCGTTATGGATGGCTTCAAGAACGATGATGAGGTGATTTCTTCACATCACCCAAGGACTTTTATCAACCAGTTACCTGATTGGAGCATGCTCCTCGCTGCCATCACGACAATTTTTTTAGCTGCTGAGAAGCAATGGATGATGCTTGATTGGAAGCCTAAGCGTCCTGATATGCTCGCTGATCCATTCGGCTTAGGAAAAATTGTGCAGGATGGCTTTGTTTTCCGTCAAAATTTCAGCATCAGGTCCTATGAAATAGGGGCTGATAGGACTGCGTCTATAGAAACAATGATGAATCATTTACAG GAAACTGCTCTTAACCATGTCAAGAGTGCTGGACTCATGCATGGTGGGTTTGGATCAACTCCAGAGATGTCCAAGAGAAATTTGATTTGGGTCGTTACGAAAATGCAGGTTGTGGTGGACCGTTATCCTACTTG GGGTGATGTTGTTCAAGTAGACACTTGGGTAGCTGCATCGGGGAAAAATGGTATGCGCAGAGATTGGCTCCTCCGCGATAGTAATACTGGGGATATATTGATGAGAGCTTCCAG CCAATGGGTGATGATGAATAAGGAGACGAGGAGATTATCTAAAATACCAGATGAGGCTCGGGCTGAAATTGAAGGTTATTTTGTTGACTCACCTCCTGTTATTGATGATGACAGCAGGAAGCTGCCAAAACTTGACGAGACAACAGCAGACTACACTCGAACTGGTTTAACT CCAAGATGGAGTGATTTAGATGTCAACCAGCATGTTAATAATGTCAAGTACATTGGCTGGATTCTTGAG AGTGCACCCATGCAAATACTAGAGGGTTGTGAGCTTGCTGCCATGACTCTGGAGTACCGCAGGGAGTGCAGAAAGGACAGTGTGCTTCAGTCTCTTACCTCTGTACTCGACAAGGAAGTCGGTGACTTCACCGACTTTGGCAATGTCGAGTGTCAACACGTCCTTCGACTTGAAAATGGCGGAGAGGTTGTTAAGGGACGGACTGAGTGGAGGCCGAAACTTGTCAATGGAATAGGGACCCTAGGCGGATTCCCAGCCGACTTCGCCTGA
- the LOC101244056 gene encoding deSI-like protein At4g17486 isoform X1 translates to MGEESTSNSKADDNNNAAKTDGSYETPVILNVYDLTPANQYSVWLGFGIFHSGIEVHGMEYGYGAHDFPISGVFEVEPKSCPGFIYRCSVPLGRIKMPPSEFHAFLEDVASEYHGDTYHLISKNCNHFTDDIAQRLTGKGIPGWVNRLARVGAFCSCLLPESLQATTVKQLPEYHHCTEEDGSGSMTSTTPHEPTESEDGDQDKHLLSSPISSREVAFIRETQR, encoded by the exons ATGGGAGAAGAAAGCACCTCAAATTCCAAGgctgatgataataataatgcaGCTAAAACTGATGGAAGCTATGAGACACCAGTTATATTGAATGTGTATGATCTCACACCTGCAAATCAGTACTCAGTTTGGCTTGGCTTTGGAATCTTTCATTCTGGTATTGAAG ttcaTGGTATGGAATATGGATATGGAGCGCATGACTTTCCCATAAGTGGCGTGTTTGAAGTGGAACCTAAGAGCTGCCCTGGTTTCATCTACAGATGTTCAGTCCCATTGGGTCGTATTAAGATGCCTCCTTCTGAATTTCATGCATTTCTTGAGGATGTGGCTTCTGAGTATCACGGGGATACGTATCACCTCATTTCAAAGAACTGTAACCATTTTACAGATGACATAGCACAGAGATTAACAGGGAAAGGGATACCTGGATGGGTGAATCGGCTTGCCAGGGTTG gTGCTTTCTGCAGTTGTCTTCTTCCTGAGAGCCTCCAAGCGACAACTGTTAAACAGCTTCCTGAGTATCACCATTGTACAG AAGAAGATGGAAGTGGATCAATGACATCTACAACGCCCCATGAACCAACTGAAAGCGAAGACGGAGATCAAGATAAGCACTTGTTGTCATCTCCAATCAGTAGTCGTGAAGTGGCTTTCATAAGAGAGACTCAAAGGTGA
- the LOC101243765 gene encoding uncharacterized protein: MSFTGASVGSVAGTARRAFEFGQTYVVKPKGKHQATIVWLHGLGDNGSSWSNLLETLPLPNIKWICPTAPQRPITLFGGFPSTAWFDVNDLSENAIDDNEGLDASAAYVASLLATEPSHIKLGVGGFSMGAATSLYSATCFVRGKYENGNSYPVNLSAAVGLSGWLPCAKTLTSKLEGVEGAVNRATSLPILLCHGKGDDVVPYNYGEKSSQKLRSCGFQDVAFKSYTALGHYTIPEEMDEVCSWLTSKLGLEGKS; this comes from the exons ATGAGTTTCACTGGGGCTTCCGTGGGTTCTG TTGCCGGAACTGCTCGAAGGGCATTTGAGTTTGGACAGACTTATGTGGTGAAGCCCAAAGGTAAACACCAGGCAACCATTGTCTGGCTGCATGGCCTTGGGGACAATGGTTCGAG CTGGTCCAACCTCTTGGAGACCCTTCCTCTTCCCAAT ATCAAATGGATCTGCCCAACTGCCCCCCAACGACCAATAACTTTATTCGGAGGCTTCCCTTCTACTGCCT GGTTTGATGTCAATGACCTTTCTGAAAATGCTATTGACGATAACGAAGGTTTGGATGCTTCAGCAGCATATGTGGCGAGTTTGTTGGCTACAGAGCCCTCTCATA TCAAACTTGGGGTCGGAGGCTTCAGCATGGGCGCAGCAACCTCCCTTTACTCTGCCACTTGCTTCGTCCGTGGGAAGTATGAGAATGGCAACTCGTACCCTGTCAATCTGAGTGCAGCTGTTGGATTAAGTGGCTGGCTTCCCTGTGCAAA GACTCTTACTAGCAAATTAGAAGGGGTAGAGGGGGCTGTAAACCGTGCTACATCATTGCCCATTCTTCTTTGTCATGGCAAAG GAGATGATGTTGTTCCATATAACTATGGTGAGAAGTCTTCTCAGAAGTTACGTTCATGCGGATTTCAAGATGTGGCATTCAAATCCTACACCGC ACTTGGCCACTATACAATCCCAGAGGAGATGGATGAAGTTTGTAGTTGGCTAACTTCAAAGTTGGGACTTGAGGGAAAATCATAA
- the LOC101244056 gene encoding deSI-like protein At4g17486 isoform X2, whose protein sequence is MGEESTSNSKADDNNNAAKTDGSYETPVILNVYDLTPANQYSVWLGFGIFHSGIEVHGMEYGYGAHDFPISGVFEVEPKSCPGFIYRCSVPLGRIKMPPSEFHAFLEDVASEYHGDTYHLISKNCNHFTDDIAQRLTGKGIPGWVNRLARVGAFCSCLLPESLQATTVKQLPEYHHCTEDGSGSMTSTTPHEPTESEDGDQDKHLLSSPISSREVAFIRETQR, encoded by the exons ATGGGAGAAGAAAGCACCTCAAATTCCAAGgctgatgataataataatgcaGCTAAAACTGATGGAAGCTATGAGACACCAGTTATATTGAATGTGTATGATCTCACACCTGCAAATCAGTACTCAGTTTGGCTTGGCTTTGGAATCTTTCATTCTGGTATTGAAG ttcaTGGTATGGAATATGGATATGGAGCGCATGACTTTCCCATAAGTGGCGTGTTTGAAGTGGAACCTAAGAGCTGCCCTGGTTTCATCTACAGATGTTCAGTCCCATTGGGTCGTATTAAGATGCCTCCTTCTGAATTTCATGCATTTCTTGAGGATGTGGCTTCTGAGTATCACGGGGATACGTATCACCTCATTTCAAAGAACTGTAACCATTTTACAGATGACATAGCACAGAGATTAACAGGGAAAGGGATACCTGGATGGGTGAATCGGCTTGCCAGGGTTG gTGCTTTCTGCAGTTGTCTTCTTCCTGAGAGCCTCCAAGCGACAACTGTTAAACAGCTTCCTGAGTATCACCATTGTACAG AAGATGGAAGTGGATCAATGACATCTACAACGCCCCATGAACCAACTGAAAGCGAAGACGGAGATCAAGATAAGCACTTGTTGTCATCTCCAATCAGTAGTCGTGAAGTGGCTTTCATAAGAGAGACTCAAAGGTGA
- the LOC101244344 gene encoding uncharacterized protein gives MEDQNIFVGQEFPDVKAFRNAIKEAAIAQHFELRIIKSDLIRYIAKCASEGCPWRIRAIKLPNAPTFTIRSLEGTHTCGKNAQNGHHQASVDWIVNFIEERLRDNINYKPKDILHDIYKQYGITIPYKQAWRAKERGLQAIYGSSEEGYCLLPAYCEQIKTTNPGSHAEVFTAGSDSRFQRFFISFYASLHGFLNGCLPVICLGGIQLKSKYLGTLLSATSFDGDGGVFPLAFGVVDEENDDSWLWFLLELRKALEMSTEKIPPLTFLSDGQKSIADAVKRQFLSCCHAICMQYLSESISRDFKNSRLVQLLWKAAYSTSTRGFKEKMAEIEEVSSDAATWLQQYPPSRWALIHFDGTRYGHFSSNIYEFNKWILEARELPIIQVIKRIHSKLTEEFELRRSRSSTWSSTLSPSAEKRIMDGRTLASTYQVLRSDEVEFEVISAERSDIVNTGTRSCSCRDWQLYRIPCSHAVAALTSYKKDVYAFTDKYFTAASYRESYSKEVHPIPDKLEWSRTRIVRPPKFRRPPGRPEKKRLCVEDLNREKHTVHCSKCNQTGHYKTTCKTEVVQSTQQF, from the coding sequence ATGGAGGATCAAAACATTTTTGTTGGCCAAGAGTTTCCTGATGTCAAGGCCTTCCGCAATGCAATTAAAGAGGctgctattgcacaacattttgAGCTTCGCATCATAAAAAGTGACCTCATTCGCTACATTGCAAAATGTGCCTCAGAAGGTTGTCCATGGCGTATTCGTGCTAttaagcttcccaatgctcCTACTTTTACTATAAGAAGCCTCGAGGGAACACATACTTGCGGGAAAAATGCACAAAATGGACACCATCAGGCTTCTGTTGATTGGATAGTGAACTTCATAGAGGAGCGGTTGCGTGATAACATAAATTACAAGCCAAAAGACATTTTGCATGATATCTATAAACAGTATGGTATAACTATACCATATAAACAAGCTTGGAGAGCCAAGGAAAGAGGGCTGCAAGCTATATATGGATCTTCCGAAGAAGGGTACTGTCTATTACCTGCATATTGTGAGCAAATCAAGACGACAAATCCTGGAAGTCATGCCGAGGTTTTTACAGCTGGTTCAGATAGCCGGTTTCAGAGGTTCTTCATTTCCTTTTATGCTTCTCTTCATGGGTTCCTGAATGGTTGCCTGCCTGTTATTTGTCTTGGTGGTATCCAGCTTAAGAGCAAATACTTAGGTACTTTACTATCAGCAACTTCTTTTGATGGTGATGGTGGAGTGTTTCCGCTTGCTTTTGGTGTTGTCGATGAAGAAAATGATGATAGCTGGCTGTGGTTCTTGTTGGAGTTGCGAAAAGCTCTAGAGATGAGCACTGAGAAGATACCACCTCTTACATTTCTGTCTGATGGACAGAAAAGTATTGCAGATGCTGTGAAAAGGCAGTTTCTCTCTTGTTGTCATGCTATATGTATGCAGTATCTGAGTGAAAGCATCAGTAGAGATTTCAAGAACTCAAGGCTTGTGCAACTCCTGTGGAAAGCTGCGTATTCCACGTCCACCAGGGGGTTTAAAGAGAAAATGGCTGAAATTGAGGAGGTTTCTTCAGATGCAGCAACATGGCTTCAGCAGTATCCTCCTTCACGCTGGGCATTAATACATTTTGACGGAACAAGATATGGTCATTTCTCTTCAAACATTTATGAGTTCAATAAATGGATTCTTGAGGCGCGTGAGCTTCCTATTATTCAGGTGATCAAACGGATTCACAGTAAGTTAACAGAAGAGTTTGAGCTTCGGCGATCAAGGAGTAGTACATGGAGTTCTACCCTTTCTCCATCTGCTGAGAAACGCATTATGGATGGAAGAACTCTTGCTTCCACATATCAAGTGCTAAGGTCGGATGAagttgaatttgaagttatctCAGCAGAGCGTTCAGACATCGTGAATACAGGTACTCGATCTTGTTCTTGCCGTGATTGGCAGTTGTATAGGATACCATGTTCTCACGCCGTTGCTGCTCTCACATCATATAAAAAGGATGTGTATGCCTTCACAGATAAATATTTCACTGCAGCTAGTTATCGCGAGAGTTATAGTAAAGAGGTACACCCTATCCCTGATAAACTTGAATGGTCTAGAACCCGAATAGTCCGACCACCCAAGTTCCGCCGCCCACCTGGACGACCTGAAAAGAAGCGATTATGCGTGGAAGATCTTAATCGCGAAAAGCATACTGTCCATTGCAGCAAGTGCAATCAAACTGGACATTACAAGACAACCTGTAAAACAGAGGTTGTTCAAAGTACACAACAGTTCTAG
- the LOC101244838 gene encoding serine/threonine protein phosphatase 2A 57 kDa regulatory subunit B' kappa isoform-like has product MLKQILAKLPRKSSKCDTFDSSGSNSSNNTSNLGNGIQFTNSCTVIANRLNVVKRMSTAIFPASIVAGGESVAPHVPFKDVSNAEKQSLFVSKLNLCCTIYDFNDPDKDSAEKDLKRQVLLELNEFVASGSARFTESAIAAVCKMCGVNMFRNFPPKYFSARGESEDEEPMFDPAWCHLQLVYDLFLSIIGQGSLDAKVAKKYIDHSFILKLLDLFDSEDPRERECLKSVLHRLYGKFMMHRPAIRKAVSNIFYRFAFETERHNGIAELLEVFGSVISGFALPLKEEHRLFFSRALLPLHKPKSLGIYHQQLAYCVVQFIEKEQNLASIVITRLLRYWPVTSSQKQLMFISELEEILEMISIPEFEKIMVPLFRRIGYCLNSSHFQVAERAHFLWNNDNVLNLVMHNRHVIMPIIISALEWNSQNHWNKAVLNLSQNVRKVFSEMDEELVLECQHKLEEENAKSNVAAERRRLTWERLEIAAKYEPVTVPSNIPGLVKPPTCLVSC; this is encoded by the exons ATGCTCAAGCAAATTCTTGCAAAACTTCCTAGGAAATCATCAAAATGTGATACGTTTGATTCATCGGGAAGCAATTCCTCAAACAACACCTCAAACTTGGGGAATGGAATTCAGTTTACCAATAGTTGCACAGTCATAGCTAACAGGCTGAATGTAGTGAAACGGATGTCGACAGCAATTTTTCCTGCGAGTATTGTGGCCGGTGGTGAGTCTGTGGCACCACATGTGCCCTTTAAAGATGTTTCAAATGCGGAGAAGCAAAGCTTATTTGTAAGCAAGTTGAATCTCTGCTGTACCATTTATGATTTCAATGATCCAGATAAAGATTCCGCAGAGAAGGACTTGAAACGACAAGTTTTGCTGGAGCTGAATGAGTTTGTTGCTTCAGGATCTGCAAGATTCACGGAATCAGCAATTGCTGCAGTATGTAAAATGTGTGGAGTTAACATGTTCAGAAATTTTCCTCCCAAGTATTTCTCAGCTCGCGGTGAAAGTGAAGATGAAGAACCAATGTTTGATCCAGCTTGGTGTCATTTACAACTTGTTTATGACTTGTTCCTTAGCATAATCGGTCAAGGTTCTCTTGATGCAAAGGTTGCTAAGAAATACATTGACCATTCTTTCATATTGAAACTGCTTGACCTATTTGATTCTGAGGACCCAAGAGAAAGAGAATGCTTGAAATCAGTATTGCATCGCCTTTATGGGAAGTTCATGATGCACAGGCCTGCTATCCGAAAGGCTGTAAGCAATATCTTTTATCGTTTCGCTTTTGAGACTGAAAGACATAACGGGATTGCGGAGCTTCTGGAGGTTTTCGGAAGTGTAATTAGTGGTTTTGCTTTACCATTAAAGGAAGAGCATAGATTATTCTTCTCAAGGGCCTTGCTACCTCTGCACAAGCCAAAGTCCTTGGGTATCTATCATCAACAATTAGCATATTGTGTTGTACAGTTCATAGAAAAGGAACAAAATCTGGCTAGCATAGTGATAACGAGATTGTTGAGATATTGGCCAGTGACAAGTAGCCAGAAACAATTGATGTTCATCAGTGAGTTGGAAGAGATTTTAGAAATGATCAGTATTCCAGAGTTTGAGAAGATCATGGTGCCACTGTTTCGTCGCATAGGCTATTGCCTTAACAGCTCCCATTTCCAG GTGGCTGAAAGAGCACATTTCTTGTGGAACAACGATAACGTCCTTAACCTCGTGATGCATAACAGGCATGTAATCATGCCAATTATTATCTCAGCTTTAGAATGGAACAGCCAGAACCACTGGAATAAAGCAGTTCTTAATCTCAGTCAAAACGTGAGGAAAGTCTTCTCCGAGATGGATGAAGAGCTTGTACTCGAGTGCCAACAcaagcttgaagaagaaaatgcaAAGTCAAATGTAGCAGCGGAGAGACGAAGGTTGACATGGGAGCGTCTGGAAATTGCTGCCAAGTATGAACCTGTTACTGTTCCTTCTAATATTCCAGGCCTCGTTAAACCCCCCACCTGTCTCGTTTCTTGCTAA